The Mytilus galloprovincialis chromosome 7, xbMytGall1.hap1.1, whole genome shotgun sequence genome has a window encoding:
- the LOC143084439 gene encoding uncharacterized protein LOC143084439: MGGKGCSGSAELVYTGQAGGNLYNHNGGGVNYLCLPNDPENGEHQSYSNAQLYGAEYEIYAHSNPRGMSGILENREVPCAVCRRRRRSSVITIPGRKTCYKDWNAEYNGFLMAAHNNYKRTDYACVDVNAEPFE; encoded by the exons ATGGGGGGAAAAGGTTGTTCTGGTAGTGCCGAACTTGTTTAtacag GACAAGCTGGCGGTAACCTTTATAATCATAATGGCGGCGGTGTTAATTATCTTTGTCTTCCGAATGATCCAGAAAATGGAGAACACCAATCATATAGCAACGCTCAACTTTATGGTGCTGAATATGAAATATATGCACATAGTAACCCACGCGGAATGTCGGGTATTTTGGAAAATAGAGAGGTACCATGTGCTGTCTGTCGTAGGAGGCGGAGGTCTTCTGTAATAACGATTCCTG GTAGAAAAACCTGCTACAAAGACTGGAACGCTGAATATAATGGATTCTTAATGGCTGCTCATAACAATTACAAAAGAACTGATTACGCATGTGTTGATGTCAATGCTGAACCATTTGAATAA